The following nucleotide sequence is from Chaetodon auriga isolate fChaAug3 chromosome 19, fChaAug3.hap1, whole genome shotgun sequence.
GTTTCATTTCAACCTTTTAATTAGCTTAACGGAAGGGAACAATTCTTCCAGCGTAGAAGTACATGTGTCACCGTTCACCAGCAGTTGCCATATAGTAAATGGGATTCATTGGTCGGCGGTTTGTAGCATCAGCAGGCTACAACGTGCACACAGAGCAGTAGCATAGCATAGGCTCAATGTCTCCCCATATGTGGTGCATAGTACCTTACAAAAGTTAATCTTTCAggttttctgtcttgtttgtgtttccagaaGTTGCACAGCTACACCGTATATTGAAAGAGTTTATATTGTATATTGGGGAGACTGGGTTTGTGCCTCTTTCTCGACggcgagaagaagaagaagaggcagctTTCGAATATGTAAACACTCCTCAGCTCTCACCCTCCACTGTTGACATGAAGCACATGTAATTAAGTGTATGTACAGAATGTGTAACTGTTCGTCATGTTAAGATTGTATGGCTACATCAGGCTTATGCACGAGGGTGGAGTCACGAGTCTCTCTTTGCTCAGTTGAGGTGTTCTGGGATCGGTTTCTCAGACGTTACCCTCCATCAGCTCTGGAGAAAGACGAAGGCACAAAGTGAGAGTTGTGAGCTCCAGTCCTTCCTTCTACACTGCTGTGAAGTCTTCATTGTAATGCACTGGTTTGTCAGACTGTACGCGTCCTCATCAGCAcagaaatgaactgaatcttatgtacaaaaaataaagactttTTACGAAAGgcctgcttgtctgtgtgtctctcactcATGACATAAACAGagaaactgatttttctttctcaaaATAATAAGCCAACAGTGGGTATATCTGCTGAAACGATTAGTGTACTAATCAATTATCTGATCGCCAGAAAACAATGTTGATAACCGATTAATAATTTAAGTAATTCATGAAGTATGTGTTCACCACTTTAATGTTGctgctggtaaaggtggaggtAATTTTAATTACTTTCTGTACTGCAGGGTAGCTTGTAGATCAAAGTCTTAACCTAACATACAATAATCATCATTGTTTATTTGgtgattttatttgtattattaataaAGTAATCAAAGTAAATAAAGTTATCAAATCAacgtagtggagtaaaaaactAGCAAATTGCAACTGCAATGCATAGtatgaagcagcagaaaataaatagtATAGTACAAGCACCTCAAAATTCTACTTCAACACAGTACCTGAGTAAAGGTACCTTTACtttccactgaaacaaaaaaattacattttactgataatacTTGGATAACAATGGACTATTAGCCTTCTTGTTTAAAGTATTTCAAAACTGTGTTATTGCTGCTTTTGTAAAGGATCAGACGCTCTTTGGAAACGTCTCATTGCTGGTATCGATACGTCCTGCGAGACAAAGAAAAGGGCTCCCCAACCCCAAATCCACTTTCCGGCCCGAGTGATTTCATGTAGGAGTGCGCCGCCTAGTGTTCACCCGCAACATTCAGCGATAGCGTTAACTGACACTCTGGGAGGGGAAGCAGAACAAACTGTAAGCTGCTGGCGGATCCATCTTGCTCGAAAAAGAGGCGAGGGTGAAGGCTTTTTCCAGTTTAGTATCTAAAAGACTGTATCGTTCCCCGTAACCGCACTGGGGAGCCCGAGGAGGGGCTGTGCCGCTGTTTGTAGGATGTCCCGACATGAGGGTGAGTTGATAAACAGGTCCACAGCGCCTTGGTTGGTGGCTACATTACCTGAGCAGCTAGCTCCCGAGCTAGCTCTGCTAACTTCTTATTCAAGtcaggggagggaggagggggggtgcgTTTTTCGCGGCTGGTTTTCATGCTTGTCCCAACATACACATATTTGCTATAAGCAGCTTAGGTGTACACATATCGCTCGTCTATCCTAATTTGAGGCAGAGGGGTGTAACTTCTTTAACCTGTTCGCAATGATACGGCAACATTGCGGAGCTTAGCAGTTAGCCGTTGCTAGGTACTGCGTTACCCTACGTTAGCTAAGGCTAGCGAGCAGGCTAATGTATGCTAACATAAGGAGCTGTTGGTGTAGCTGCGACTTAATGTTGCTTACAGTAGCGCTCATAGCCTCATTAGTTAAACACTGATATACTGTAACATAGCTGCTACAATTATTTGGTTAAATTTTAGGTTACGTGTTAATGTAAGAGCCCATAGCGCTAATGTTAGCGCCATACTGTCCCGTCTGGTCACAAAACCTAATGTTGATACCGAATGCACTGTCATCAAGAAGAAGACTGAAAGTCTGAGGCCTCTGACCATGAACCAGTCACTAAGTTAGCTAGCTGGCAGGCTACTAGCTAGCTAAGGTTAATTTacggcatgttttccagcaaaCCAGATGGTGGTGTACATTTGGCTCACTTCAGTGACCACATAACGTTAGTTTTAACAGGCCAGACAGGAGGTTAACCTGTTTAATTAGAGTTCCTTAGAAGTTACTATGGAGTGCTATAATGCAAACATGAGCACAATACAGTTAGATAACCCCAGGGGCCAAGGGGCCTGCTTAAACAacttgttttactttgtttgaaGTAGGACAACAAAGGTAAGTTGTTAAATTGTCGGTAGTGGACAGGCAGGTCTTTGAGATGAAGACACTCTGATTTTACAGGGACTCAAAATTCCTTGTGTAAGTGGATTGTAAGTTCACATGAGTAAGGCACACAGTTTATTATACCACTTAGGCGGTACTAATAACTCAATCTTTTCTCAACACCAACAGCTGATAACTGCATATTGcctgcagatttgtttgttcAGGCCTGGGTTTGGTTAAATTGTGCAAATTTTCTCTTTGAATTTTGAAGCTTTTTCTTACAAGACATCAGATCAGTCTCAACAAAGAAAATTCCTGTAATACTTGCCCACCTACTATGAAAAGTTTACCAAATAAGGTGTTTTCCCTTCAAAGTGAGTGAAATGCCAGTGAGTCAGGAGTTGGAATATTGTGTATAATGATAATGGTGATGTCTCATAGAAAATAACTGGTTGTGCCTGCAGAGCTATAAGCCAGTGCTTGAATAGTTCTTCAGAGTAATCATGTTGTAAAGAGTGGACAAGCAGAAAGATGCAATAATACTTGATCTGATGATTTgcagtaatagtaataataaaagtaataatCTATGTGGAGAATATAGAAATGACTGACATTATGCCTGATGCTGTGTTTGGCTccactctgctttctctcttttttgccAGTTTGGTTCATGCAGTTGTAGAAATGTACCAAAAGCAAAAAGCTATCTGAAAATGCGTGGACAGTGTAAATAAGTAGTGTAAACGAGAAACAGAAAGCTGTAATGAAAAGCTTTCAGATGCGTCATGTGTTTGAGTCGTGCCTTTGAGACCTTGCTTGTGAAGTTCACTGGAATGCCAAAGTTCTTCACTGCTGGCACTTGTGGGTTGGTGCCACTCCAAAACACATGCTCATGTAAGTGAGACTGGCCTACAGATAGAGATTGCTCTGTCACAGTCAGCCTTGCAGACGCGGTTATAAGGAATTTGGGACTTTATTGTCAAGCCCACTTGTTTGACTtgatcttcttcttttctctttcgcAGGTGTGAGCTGTGATGCATGTTTAAAAGGGAACTTTAGAGGAAGACGGTTCAAGTGTTTAATTTGCTACGACTACGACCTGTGTGCATCGTGCTACGAGAGCGGAGCTACAACAACAAGACACACCACAGAGCACCCCATGCAGTGTATATTAACCAGGGTAGATTATGGTAAGGACCTTTCTGAACGCCCAGAGAGAAACTTTCACACAAATGAATCATACCTGTGTCACGCCAGGGCTATTATATTTTATGACTTTACTGTAGCCACAGTGTAATTACAACTCATTCAACATGTTTGCAGCCATAATGAATGTAATTTATTGAGTGTACTTTTGTACAGAGGGTCCTGTATTTGCATTCCTAATTAAAATATTGATTGACATTGACCACTGCTCTGTTTACTGCGTTCTTACAGACCTGTATTATGGAGGTGACACATTTTCAGTAGAGCAACCCCAGTCATTCACCTGTCCTTACTGTGGCAAGATGGGCTTCACAGAGACGTCCCTACAGGAGCATGTCACCTCAGAACATGCAGAGACTTCCACAGAGGTGGTGAGTACATTGTACACATTAAGGGATCATCGCATACATGTACAGACTTTAACTTTATGTATCAGTCATCAGTAATGTCCACAGTGTTTTCAAATGTTGTATTTGGTGCTGTACGCAGCTCCTCAGACTAGTATACTTCCAatgatgtactgtacattgGAGTCATTAGATAGAGGGATAGTTTTTTTGGTTAACTCTCTCTGCTGGCATCACTACAGTTCAGTCTGCTTTGCTGTTGAGCGCTCTGCATTTCAGGCAGTTAAAATGACTTCCCAGAATGTACAAGCAGAAGACATTTATGGATTGCTTGTTGTCAGAGCAGGATTTCCCCGAATGTTGTCCACTGTTGGGTAAACTGAGCAAAGCGAGGCAGAgggtcaggctgctgctgacagtgctAACACCTGCCTGGCTGGCTAGCAAGTAGTCttttggacagcagcagctccgctAGCAGTGATGGGGAAAAAGTGGCCCTTGTAGCCTGCAGGTAGAGCCAACTATTTGTATTTGTGCTCCAGTTGACCACCTGTGCCAAATCAAACCAAGTCACTACAGTGCAGACAATGCTGGATTCTGGTGCTGATCCCACAGCAGAGGGATTGATGCTGTGTAAAAGTGAGGGGCTTTGATGGTAAAGACAGGAATTATTTCATACTTTTTTACAAAGTCCATGAAAGACCAAAATCAGCAATGAGTTACTCCATCTCTCAATACTTCAGTGCTTCCCAGACCTGTCTGTGCGGTCAGTCCAAAGGCCATGTTCCTACTGAGAATATATGTTTAAAAACTGCCCATAAATATgtagttttgtgttttacaaCTGCCAAGTGATTTCCTAAAATCGGTGGAGTAATACACACTATGCTAATGagcatttacagcagcaggatggtgtatgtgggattgactcaaaataaagtACAGTGGCTGTGTTCATCGTAATGAAGAcacatgtcacccagtgcaacaatgtggctcattcatgtgtttttagtaGTTTTTAGACAACAATGGAGCACTATGGCACAGACAATACATGTCAGTAGAATCAGCtgattgttggttttggtcttttcatgagacTCAGTAACAATAAGGAAAATCTTGTCTTTTAGATCATCTTAATAGATGaaccaaaaatgaaagaaacatgacGAGTTAGAGAGGAAGTGTTTCTGTAacctgttgctgtgtttgtatttggCAGTTAATGTACAGATTGTAATTTACTGCGGTGAAAATTGAGAATTGGATCCACAGTAGACgctggtgtgtatgtgctgtgatACAAGCTCTGTGAGCAAGAGAACGTGATATCTAGTAATTGTCTTAATGGACTCATTTGTGGCAAAATGTTCTGTATGAACTAGAGGTTGACTGATTAATTGGTTTGGCCGATTAAACGGCATCGCTGGGATGTTATTTACAAACTGTCCTTACCAGAGGAACTTGGCTTTGATAGTGGCTGGTGGCTGCACAGCCTCCACTGGTCACGCTGGGATGTACATCATCATTTTCAATGAACGTTGAGGTAATCTCATGGAGTGCCAGAGATAATTTATATTTAGACTaaatttatttatataacagTGTTACTTGTAAGTTATGAGCATGATAAGGTTGTTTGTTATAGTATTAGTGATGCATTAGGCTGAAGAtaactgctgctctggcagaAGCATGCTGTCTGTCCTTTGGTGGTGTAATGCTGGTTACTATTAGGTACAGGCACAACTCAAAAGAGTGCATTGAAAGTTCAGTATGAGCAAAAGCAATTTAGCAGTCTTAGCTTTGGAGAGCTAGGTGGGTCCACTTTGAGGCTGTAGTATCCAACCTCAAAATTATTAGGTCAATCAATTAATCGTCCAACTGTTGAAGCTCTGGTTTGATTTCACCTTGTCGAGTGTTGCCCTGCTCGGTTTATATGTATGTGATGTCCATTTCAGAGGTTCTGATACTACTAACTACACACAGGAGACCAGGGGCTGTGCCTCTTTAAGGAATCCTTGAGTCAGAATTGCTCAGTCAgtaaaaatgtcctctttgtCTCATGTGCAATCTGTCCCCATTGTGAGCGACAATGTTATAGAAGCCTAATGCTGAATCAGGGGCATCCTCTTTAAATTGACTGTATCGTGTATTTTGTTGACAGTCCTGTAATCCAAACTTTTCAGGAGTGTGTACAGTCACTGCTCTCAGGCTGCCACCTGGTACGATGCTGCCTGCTAACAAAATTTGGTGTCAAGGTCAATCTTGACTTTAAAAATGGTGCCAATGAACATTCACCTCAAACAGAaacccgtctctctctctcttatttcaGATTTGTCCAATTTGTGCTGCCTTGCCAGGAGGAGACCCTAACCACGTCACAGATGACTTCACAGCTCACCTCACACTTGAACACAGGGCGCCAAGAGATTTAATATCCTTTCTGCGTCCCAACACTTTAGTGTCTGCACAaagatgtgtttatgtttaatgtttaaatgtgcaaaaaaataTCGATAGCATACGTTGCGTCGCATTACTGCATTTAACCTTAACAGCTCCCTTCACGATGAGTCCAGCAGTGTTCGACATGTACGCAGGATGTTCCACCCTGGACGAGGACTGGGTGGTCCCAGAGCACGGCGGACAAATATGCACTTTACTAGCGGCTCCACAGGAGGactttcatcctcctcatcacaGAGCTCCACTTACACCCCCAGTAACAGAGAAGCTATGGACCCAATCGCAGGTGAGAATCAGGTCAAGGTTAAACCCCTCCCATAGGTGCCTCACAAAGTTCCACCAGAACCAGACGGGAAGAACTGGATCTCTCACTAGTATGACAGTAACTTTATATTGTTCTCATGGAGTTCCTTTAGTCTTTCTCGTCCTACAGGTATCTCGTGTGTTGTCTTTTGAAATCATGACTTATTTAGGAACAGCCGACAGTGAAGCCTGTTCTTGTTGTCTCTCCTGCAGAGTTGTTGTCTCAGCTGTCAGGCGTGCGGCGTGCGGCGGGGGGGCAGATAAACTCGTCAGGGCCTTCAGCAtcccagctccagcagctccagatgCAGCTGCAGTTGGAGCGGCAGCAGGCTCAGGCGGCGCGACAGCAAGTGGAGACGGGCCGCCACGCGACACGACGCAGCAACAACCCGGGCAACACTGGCACCACCATCCCTCCACCCAGCACAGCAACTGCCAACACTGCCACTGTGGGCGAGAGCAACCCCTCATCCTCGTCCCACAACTCCCAGTTCCTATTAGCACGGTGAGTGTGGGTTTTACAGTTCGCATCGCAACACTTAGTGAGCacaactgatgatgatgttgatgttaaTGGATTTTGCACATCTATGATCAATGCATTGTTTATGTAAGCTAATGTACTCTAATATTTTTAAATTCTGCCCAAACTCTGTTGATGTGGcgatattctgtatttttgttattgtcaagaaagaccaaaaccagctaTTCGTCCAGTCAGCACTGAGTAAGTTCCAGCTTCTCTCTTTCAGTcccaagctcattggttcctactTAAAAACAGGCCGTGAATTTGCAGTAAATTTAACTGAACGGTTGAAAATGGAGCGTTctttggggactattttcagctgtggatttggTGCATTAGAGAGTATTTACTGTAACAGGACGGTGTTTGTGGGATTGAGTTGAAATAAACTCCAGTGTCTGTGTTCATCATAATGAAGCAACATGTCGGCCAGTAAAACTCTGTGGCTCactaatgtgtttttaatagtctGTGGACAACAGAGGCACATGCCACAGAGGAGTAAACCACCAggctgctcacacacagctcTTGTCAGCAGGATGAATTCAttattggttttggtcttttcattgaCAAGAAAGATGAAGACATTCACCAGCTCTATCCTTCAAAGTGACATGTGTAAACACGTTTTCAGGCATTGGAGCTGATCTTTAATTTCAGAAAACAATGTAATGACGGTTTTCTGTGGCTAGCAGGAGGTCAAAAGCTGAAGCCAATATGGGAGCTTGGACGACGTTCATAGTTGTATTGACGATATAATTAGctgttcctctgctctcttcatAAGTTTCCATCTTGGAGGACTCCTGTTCCCACAGTGCTGAAGTTTTGTTGGGTTGTATAATGAACTGTGTCAGCAAACAGGCTCATCTGGTCGTCGTTTCCCCCGACATCCCCCTCAGGGTCGGACGTTAACGCAGGAAACTGACCCGCTCACATTCCGCCTGTGCCTTTGCATTTAGAAAGAAAGCATCTTAACCGAAGCGGCGTGTCATCTGAATGTATTCAAATTCAATGTTTGCTTCTTCCCCTCCAGGTTGAATGAACCTAAGATGTCCGAAGCGGAGCGTCAGTTTCTGGAAGGAGAGCGCGCAGACCGCAGCCTGTTCGTCCAGGAGCTGCTCCTGTCCACGCTGATGCACGAGGAGAGCTCCTCCTCCGACGAGGACGAGCGCCGAGACTTCGGCGACTTCGGAGCCATGGGCTGCGTGGATATCATGCCTTTAGATGTGGCGCTGGAGAACCTCCAGCTTAGAGAGAGCAGCTCTACGGGGAAGGAGCCTCCGCCGCCTCCTCTTTGATGTCCGAGCATCGAGCAGactgtgtcctctctgctgcagctgtcagtgatggGCAGCAAACAGCGGCAGTCCTCCCcggcctctccctccctcctccctcctctatTTTCTGAGTTTGTTTTTCGGTGATTGTAATTTCAGGCCCGTCACCATTTTTGTTACAttgtaaacaaaaataaatgagagcAAGTGGGATAAGTGTGCGAGTGCGCAATAGCAACTGAGTGAGCGAGCGAAAGAagagaaatatataaatatatataaaatatatatgaagTTGATAATCAATCCACATAACTTTTCTTTATCAGGTAAATGTTGCAGGCAGCTGTGGCAGACCTTTGcttcctgtgacatgcaaatGGCTCTCCGTATAAATACTCCACATTCAAAAGTCAAGAGGGCGCAGGCTCCTCtggtgaagctgctgtgtgtgtttatgactattaataaataaaaagtgctTGGATGGGTTACCATAACTACTGCATGCAGTTATTTGCAGCGTGCATGACTTTTAATGACCTTGTcattaaagccttttttttaaaatatccCAAAGCTTTCaactgtttttaaatggttACTCCAAACACGGTTAAGCGTTGAAAACTGAGTAGTTTACCAAACTGACATGCAGAAATTTAACTAACAATGTACTTTGTTAGGTTTtctttgagtgagtgtgtgtcttgaGGAGGAAAGGATTGGCTTCGGCAGTAGCTTCGGAAGAAACGCCGCACTTCTCTGAACGCGTCGACGGCTGCGCTCACAGCGGCGGAGCGGCGGCCTCGTTCGTCCGACGAATACTAGGAACGGCAAGTTTTTCCTAGATGTTGATGTTTAGTGATAAGCTGTTTAGGCACAGTATACTTCATGATTTCTAGATAAGTACAGACGCCCAATCACAGTAAGTCTATTGCTCGTTCACACTGGTTTCTGGCATTCACTCTGCTCGTGTACAGGCCGGGCGTCAGACCACATGCTTTAGGTGGCTTGTATGATTTTCTTTGCAGGGTTGCAGCAGCTTGAGACTTTCCACACTGcagttctttttctgtttttcttttttttttctgctaagGTTAGCACTTTctatttattcatgtttgttttctgattcttctgAGCCTTGATATGAACCATGCCACCTTCATGCCTATACTATGACCCTCTATGTAAAATACAATGAGATGTATATTGACTTTGTGCGTTAACTTTCATAATGGTTCTAAGACATgggcagacattttttttaaatgtaaatttagaatataataaatacaaactgcGCACAGCTTTTGATGAAACCAAGAGGCCGTCACGCTCTTGCAccttgtgttgttgtgtttgcacacatgtttgtgttcagctggCACGATTTCCTCAACGTGTCTGCTTGAAGAGGACGGGAACATCTGCAACTGTTCAGCCTCCAACactttaacccccccccccctttttttttttagcatttataGGTATATAAACATTGAATAAATGGGTTAAAACACACTACAATGTAATTGTAAGCACATGtaaatgtttattaatgtatttgtttacaACAGGGGAAGCTGGAAGTGGAAGCTACTGTACATTAATGTAGAAAAAATGGAAGATATATCTGTTTAAGACCTCATGGTGCGTTATAAACAGTAAATGTTCATATGTTTATAAGTTCATGAAAGCAGACACGTCCTGCGGTCAGTGTGATCAAACCAGAAAAGCAATAACATTTGTGTACtcagctgagcaggattcagTCGTCAGCAGTGGTGTtaatgaaagagagacaaaagggGGCTCGTTGTATTTAttcctcctgcagcagacacactggAGCGTCCCTCAGAGGACAGTAGGtgaccccctcctccccaaTGAAAGACGTGACCTACAACTGTGAAGGAGGACGTCCTTGATGGGTTGACCCAGAGACCGTCATCAGCGCTAACGCTGCACTGCTCAGAGGTAAGTTATGTGAAGAATTCTTCAGTCTAAACGTGTTTGTTCCAGCTGTGAGACGATATAATGTGATATAGTGTCATAAGAAGAGTTAAAAAGCTGTAAccactggtctgtgtgtgtgtgtgagtgaggccCTTTAAGGCAGCTGTCCCTGTCACTCCTCAGTagttattgttagaaacaaaTGGTGCCTGTGGGATAGCTTTCATGACACATGTTGGATTCTTTTTAAAGTAGCCCACCACCGAAAGCAACGGTGTAACAGGGATTAAATGTCAATCACACCTTCGCAGACAGACTGTCCAGACTGTCCACAGCCTGGAGAGGACGAGTCGTCAGCTCAGGAGCTGTAAGAGAACTGGCTGACTGGTGACGGTCTGTGAGGTGGATTTTATAAAGCTAATAAATCAGCTCTCTGGGtggaaaatgcatgaaaagttAAGAAAATCTCCAGATTCACCTTCAAAGAGTCACACAAGTACACATTAGTACTAATTTGAGGTACTTCTACAATACTTGAGTCTTTTCTTTTGATGCTGTACTCGACTACATTTCATTTTAGAGGGAAACTccactttttacttttttttttttttttttttaaattactacttgtatttgacagctttatTGGTTGTTCTAGACAGAGCTGAAGCAATTAGCCCCAAAAATGAATTGCTGCCTATTTGATAAttgtttcagacatttttcttgCGTAAACATTTCATGGCTCCAGCTTTTGAAATAtgagcatttgctgcttttctttgaaataattgaacttttaCAAATCAAACAACCGATTAATGGATAAAATCATCAGCACATTAATCcgtaatgaaaataatcattagttgcagtcttGTTCAAAATAGCTAAAATTAGACTGTTTAACTCGTCCAACATTTTAACTGTCAATCATCATTTCACACAGCActgtttttcaatgtttttaactattttaaatATTCACAAAAGTCTGTGAAAATATCCTGTGCAAAATTACATATCTGCCCAAGCTAACCAACAGATTCCCCCCAAAAACTTCTCCTCTGAGTTGTGCATGTGCAGACGTAAAGAGTGGCGAGGGCTCGAGGCGTACTGTAAGACATACCACCTTTATTAAATGCACAGTATCACAAGGAACATTTCCATTAATTGTGGATAAGCTACTCACATGATGCACAAAGCATTGAATTGATTGATAGAACTGGCTGATTAAAGCAGGATTAAATCTGCCAGgagagcgcgcacacacacacgcacgcacgcactcacacacacacttgcatacagATGTCCACATCTGGGAGACATCGGTCTCACACACACGAACgca
It contains:
- the kcmf1 gene encoding E3 ubiquitin-protein ligase KCMF1; the encoded protein is MSRHEGVSCDACLKGNFRGRRFKCLICYDYDLCASCYESGATTTRHTTEHPMQCILTRVDYDLYYGGDTFSVEQPQSFTCPYCGKMGFTETSLQEHVTSEHAETSTEVICPICAALPGGDPNHVTDDFTAHLTLEHRAPRDLDESSSVRHVRRMFHPGRGLGGPRARRTNMHFTSGSTGGLSSSSSQSSTYTPSNREAMDPIAELLSQLSGVRRAAGGQINSSGPSASQLQQLQMQLQLERQQAQAARQQVETGRHATRRSNNPGNTGTTIPPPSTATANTATVGESNPSSSSHNSQFLLARLNEPKMSEAERQFLEGERADRSLFVQELLLSTLMHEESSSSDEDERRDFGDFGAMGCVDIMPLDVALENLQLRESSSTGKEPPPPPL